In a single window of the Burkholderia contaminans genome:
- a CDS encoding bestrophin family protein — translation MIVRPQQNWLRMLFVWNGSVLQSIIPQLVFMAIVSTLAVFTNGRIFGEKIPLNTAPFTLFGLALAIFLGFRNNASFERFKEARHLWGNLLIAARTLTSQFNRYLPDSVSDAERDRLADLLIALTYALKHQLRHTDPTADLQRILGTQRTAELGGKCFKPVAILDELRGGIVGALGRAPGSDATCWMFETQLDEVGKSVGGCERILSTPIPFSYSVLLHRTVYAYCVLLPFGLVDSTEFFTPLICVFISYTLIALEAIASEVAEPFGLAPNALALDAMTRTIERSVLELGDRPMPEEFVPASTYQIT, via the coding sequence ATGATCGTCCGACCACAACAAAACTGGCTCAGGATGCTGTTCGTCTGGAACGGCTCCGTGCTGCAATCGATCATTCCGCAGCTCGTGTTCATGGCGATCGTCAGCACGCTGGCGGTCTTCACGAACGGGCGTATCTTCGGCGAGAAGATTCCCCTCAACACTGCGCCGTTCACGCTGTTCGGGCTCGCGCTCGCGATCTTCCTCGGGTTCCGCAACAACGCGAGCTTCGAGCGCTTCAAGGAGGCGCGGCATCTGTGGGGCAACCTGCTGATCGCGGCGCGCACACTGACGTCGCAGTTCAATCGCTACCTGCCCGACAGCGTGAGCGACGCCGAGCGCGACCGGCTGGCCGACCTGCTGATCGCGCTCACGTATGCGCTCAAGCATCAGCTTCGCCATACCGATCCGACCGCGGACCTGCAGCGCATTCTCGGTACGCAGCGCACGGCCGAGCTTGGCGGCAAATGCTTCAAGCCGGTCGCGATCCTCGACGAGCTGCGCGGCGGCATCGTCGGCGCGCTGGGCCGTGCGCCCGGTAGCGACGCGACCTGCTGGATGTTCGAGACGCAGCTCGACGAGGTCGGCAAATCGGTCGGTGGTTGCGAACGCATCCTGTCGACGCCGATTCCGTTCTCGTACAGCGTGCTGCTGCATCGCACCGTGTATGCGTACTGCGTGCTGCTGCCGTTCGGTCTCGTCGATTCGACGGAGTTCTTCACGCCGCTGATCTGCGTGTTCATTTCATACACGCTGATCGCGCTCGAAGCAATCGCGAGCGAGGTGGCCGAGCCGTTCGGCCTCGCACCGAATGCGCTGGCGCTCGATGCAATGACGCGCACGATCGAACGGTCGGTGCTCGAACTGGGCGACCGTCCGATGCCGGAGGAATTCGTGCCGGCGTCGACGTATCAGATCACGTAG
- the cydB gene encoding cytochrome d ubiquinol oxidase subunit II has protein sequence MQIDLPVVWAAIIGLGVFIYVMLDGFDLGIGLLFPFFDAKAERQVMLDTVAPVWDGNETFLVLGGAGLYGAFPVVYSTLLPANYLPLVLMLVGLIFRGAAFELRAKATRTQHMWDLAFIGGSALAAFCQGIVLGSLLQGIKVENNQFAGGPFDWLSPFSLLCGIGVLVTYATLGCGWLILKVDGELQRKMRLLMKPLAGVLLAVMGVVSLWTVIGLPAVAHRWFGSGNLGWFLPVPVLVVACVWGIFHTVKREHEATPFLLTLALVFLGYTGLVISIWPNIVPPSLSIWDASSSPSSQKFALVGTVIVLPIILVYNAMQYRVFRGKVREGDIGYH, from the coding sequence ATGCAAATCGATCTTCCTGTCGTGTGGGCCGCGATCATCGGCCTCGGCGTATTCATCTACGTGATGCTGGACGGCTTCGATCTCGGCATCGGGCTGCTGTTTCCGTTCTTCGATGCGAAGGCCGAGCGCCAGGTGATGCTCGACACCGTCGCGCCGGTGTGGGACGGCAACGAGACGTTCCTGGTGCTCGGCGGCGCGGGGCTCTACGGCGCGTTCCCGGTCGTGTATTCGACGCTGCTGCCGGCGAACTACCTGCCGCTGGTGCTGATGCTGGTCGGGCTGATCTTCCGCGGGGCGGCGTTCGAGCTGCGCGCGAAGGCCACGCGCACGCAACACATGTGGGATCTCGCGTTCATCGGCGGCTCGGCGCTTGCCGCGTTCTGCCAGGGGATCGTGCTCGGTTCGCTGCTGCAGGGCATCAAGGTCGAGAACAACCAGTTCGCGGGCGGGCCGTTCGACTGGCTGTCGCCGTTCAGCCTGCTGTGCGGGATCGGCGTGCTCGTCACGTATGCGACGCTCGGCTGCGGCTGGCTGATTCTGAAGGTCGACGGCGAGCTGCAACGCAAGATGCGGCTCCTGATGAAGCCGCTCGCGGGTGTGCTGCTCGCCGTGATGGGCGTGGTCAGCCTGTGGACCGTGATCGGGCTGCCCGCCGTCGCGCATCGCTGGTTCGGCAGCGGCAACCTCGGCTGGTTCCTGCCGGTGCCGGTCCTCGTCGTCGCCTGCGTGTGGGGCATCTTCCACACGGTGAAGCGCGAGCACGAGGCCACGCCGTTCCTGCTGACGCTCGCGCTCGTGTTCCTCGGCTACACGGGGCTCGTGATCAGCATCTGGCCGAACATCGTGCCGCCGTCGCTGTCGATCTGGGACGCGTCATCGAGCCCGTCGAGCCAGAAGTTCGCGCTCGTCGGCACCGTGATCGTGTTGCCGATCATCCTCGTGTACAACGCGATGCAGTACCGCGTGTTCCGCGGCAAGGTGCGCGAGGGCGATATCGGTTATCACTGA
- a CDS encoding cytochrome ubiquinol oxidase subunit I, which produces MEIFDAFHLARLQFAFTVSFHIVFPAISIGMASFLAVLEWRYLVTGDAAYKSMFQFWSKIFAIGFGMGVVSGVVMAYEFGTNWAGFSRVAGNITGPLLTYEVLTAFFLEAGFLGVMLFGWQRVSPRAHFFATLMVAVGTLISTFWILASNSFMQTPQGYKIENGLVVPVDWFKIVFNPSFPFRLVHMTIAAFIVAGFIVAACGAWHLLKGRRDEPVKRSFSMALWMLLVLAPIQIVVGDAHGLNTREYQPAKIAAIEGLWETEKGGTALNLVGLPDMQAETTRYAIQVPHLGSLILTHSWDGEIRGLKEFPPQDRPYSPILFWTFRIMAGLGMLMLLTALLGLLLRKGGRLYETRWFQWFVVAMGPSGIVALLAGWITTEVGRQPWTVYGVLRTVDSVSPLTAQQVGVSLLVFVVVYFLVFGTGIYYMMKLMKRGPAAQAGYIELHRHPGLRKSALSTPLNVTEAE; this is translated from the coding sequence ATGGAAATCTTCGATGCGTTCCATCTCGCCCGCTTGCAATTCGCGTTCACGGTGTCGTTCCACATCGTGTTTCCCGCGATCAGCATCGGTATGGCGAGCTTCCTGGCAGTGCTGGAATGGCGCTACCTCGTCACCGGCGATGCCGCCTACAAATCCATGTTCCAGTTCTGGTCGAAGATCTTCGCGATCGGCTTCGGGATGGGCGTGGTCTCCGGCGTCGTGATGGCGTACGAGTTCGGCACCAACTGGGCCGGCTTCTCGCGCGTCGCGGGCAACATCACGGGCCCGCTCCTCACGTATGAAGTGTTGACGGCGTTCTTCCTCGAAGCCGGCTTCCTCGGCGTGATGCTGTTCGGCTGGCAGCGCGTGAGCCCCCGCGCGCACTTCTTCGCGACGCTGATGGTCGCGGTCGGCACGCTGATCTCGACGTTCTGGATCCTCGCGTCGAACAGCTTCATGCAGACGCCGCAAGGCTACAAGATCGAGAACGGCCTCGTCGTGCCGGTCGACTGGTTCAAGATCGTCTTCAACCCGTCGTTCCCGTTCCGGCTCGTGCACATGACGATCGCGGCGTTCATCGTCGCGGGCTTCATCGTCGCCGCGTGCGGCGCGTGGCACCTGCTGAAGGGGCGCCGCGACGAGCCGGTGAAGCGCAGCTTCTCGATGGCGCTGTGGATGCTGCTGGTGCTGGCGCCGATCCAGATCGTCGTCGGCGATGCGCACGGGCTGAACACGCGCGAATACCAGCCGGCGAAGATCGCTGCGATCGAGGGGCTGTGGGAAACGGAGAAGGGCGGCACCGCGCTGAACCTCGTCGGGTTGCCCGACATGCAGGCCGAAACCACGCGCTATGCGATCCAGGTGCCGCACCTCGGCAGCCTGATCCTCACGCATAGCTGGGACGGCGAAATTCGCGGGCTGAAGGAGTTCCCGCCGCAGGACCGCCCGTATTCGCCGATCCTGTTCTGGACGTTCCGGATCATGGCGGGCCTCGGGATGCTGATGCTGCTCACCGCGCTGCTCGGGCTGCTGCTGAGAAAGGGCGGGCGCCTGTATGAAACGCGCTGGTTCCAGTGGTTCGTGGTGGCGATGGGGCCGTCGGGCATCGTCGCGCTGCTGGCCGGCTGGATCACCACCGAGGTCGGGCGGCAGCCCTGGACCGTGTACGGCGTGCTGCGCACCGTCGATTCGGTCTCCCCGCTCACCGCGCAGCAGGTCGGCGTGTCGCTGCTGGTCTTCGTGGTCGTGTATTTCCTGGTGTTCGGAACGGGTATCTATTACATGATGAAACTGATGAAGCGCGGGCCGGCTGCCCAGGCCGGGTATATCGAGCTGCACCGGCACCCGGGGCTGCGCAAGAGCGCGCTGTCCACGCCGCTGAACGTCACCGAAGCGGAGTAA
- the fdhD gene encoding formate dehydrogenase accessory sulfurtransferase FdhD, protein MESCIRRDDPTGSTACQVTRHRAGEARDTVDRVVDETPVALVFNDIAHTVMMATPIDLDVFGLGFALSEGIVERASDVFDIESECRAGNAEVRLTVSQQAFMAMKAHRRALAGRTGCGVCGIESIAQLDLHPPRIAAAGTAAGIGAAAIERAARALPAHQTLMRETGGIHAAAWCDRDGAVLDVFEDVGRHNALDKLIGRLARRRANLHDGFVFLSSRASYELVRKAARVGISMIATISAPTSLAIHVAREAGVRLVGFCRNDGFVEYVSPDAAPPTHPDQPALAQAHPALFR, encoded by the coding sequence ATGGAGTCCTGCATCCGCCGCGACGATCCGACCGGCAGCACCGCGTGTCAGGTCACGCGTCACCGTGCCGGCGAAGCGCGCGACACCGTCGATCGCGTCGTCGACGAAACGCCGGTTGCACTCGTGTTCAACGACATTGCGCACACGGTCATGATGGCCACCCCGATCGACCTCGACGTGTTCGGCCTCGGCTTCGCGCTGAGCGAAGGCATCGTCGAGCGCGCATCGGACGTTTTCGACATCGAAAGCGAATGCCGGGCCGGCAACGCCGAAGTGCGGCTGACCGTGTCGCAGCAGGCGTTCATGGCGATGAAGGCGCACCGGCGTGCGCTGGCCGGCCGCACCGGCTGCGGCGTATGCGGGATCGAAAGCATCGCGCAGCTCGACCTGCACCCGCCGCGCATCGCCGCCGCCGGCACGGCCGCCGGTATCGGCGCGGCAGCGATCGAACGCGCCGCGCGCGCGTTGCCGGCCCACCAGACGCTGATGCGCGAGACCGGCGGCATTCACGCGGCCGCGTGGTGCGACCGCGACGGCGCCGTGCTCGACGTGTTCGAGGACGTCGGCCGCCACAACGCGCTCGACAAGCTCATCGGCCGGCTCGCGCGGCGCCGCGCCAACCTGCACGACGGCTTCGTGTTCCTGTCGAGCCGCGCAAGCTACGAACTGGTGCGCAAGGCCGCGCGGGTCGGCATCTCGATGATCGCGACGATCTCGGCGCCGACCTCGCTCGCGATCCACGTCGCCCGCGAAGCCGGCGTGCGGCTGGTCGGCTTCTGCCGCAACGACGGCTTCGTCGAGTACGTGTCGCCCGACGCCGCGCCCCCCACTCACCCCGATCAACCCGCGCTCGCTCAAGCGCATCCGGCGCTCTTCCGATGA
- the glp gene encoding gephyrin-like molybdotransferase Glp, with protein MKPLTDFDTAQQHFASAFAPLGATTSIPVAEAAGRVLAAPLTAVLDQPPADQSAMDGYAVRHADLAHGEPLHVAQRCYAGDTPAPLAPRTAARIFTGSVIPPGADTVVMQEHAREQDGWVAFDAPQRSGSHIRRRGEEVRAGDLLVPAGVRIGPMHVGVAAAQGFARVDVRPALRVGILTTGDELVACGQPRAPQQIYNSNAPMLAALVSGTGAEVAMSLHAADTAPAVDRALRDLHAGCDLVICVGGASVGDKDLLRPGLDALGASFIVAGVRMKPGKPVALARLDTQPVVLLPGNPGAAMTAFALFVAPLIRRLQGRNTRMPIVPSLPIDADFEPDPQRERFVRVHCTVGLDGTPALDTLRQQGAGTLQSLVQASGLARLPAGQRIACGDAVPYYEFAHWLA; from the coding sequence ATGAAACCCCTGACCGATTTCGATACCGCGCAGCAGCATTTCGCCAGTGCGTTCGCGCCGCTCGGCGCCACCACGTCCATCCCGGTCGCGGAAGCCGCCGGCCGCGTGCTGGCCGCGCCGCTCACCGCCGTGCTCGACCAGCCGCCGGCCGACCAGAGCGCGATGGACGGCTACGCCGTGCGTCACGCGGATCTGGCACACGGCGAGCCGCTGCACGTCGCGCAGCGCTGCTATGCGGGCGACACGCCGGCACCGCTCGCCCCGCGCACGGCCGCGCGCATCTTCACCGGCAGCGTGATTCCGCCCGGTGCGGACACCGTCGTGATGCAGGAGCACGCACGCGAGCAGGACGGCTGGGTCGCGTTCGACGCGCCGCAGCGCAGCGGCTCGCACATCCGCCGCCGGGGCGAGGAAGTGCGCGCCGGCGACCTGCTCGTGCCGGCCGGCGTGCGCATCGGCCCGATGCATGTCGGCGTGGCCGCCGCGCAGGGGTTCGCGCGCGTCGACGTGCGCCCGGCGCTGCGCGTCGGCATCCTGACGACCGGCGACGAGCTCGTCGCGTGCGGGCAGCCGCGTGCGCCGCAACAGATTTACAACAGCAATGCGCCGATGCTCGCCGCGCTGGTCTCGGGAACCGGTGCCGAGGTCGCGATGAGCCTGCATGCGGCCGACACGGCGCCCGCCGTCGATCGTGCGCTGCGCGACCTGCACGCGGGCTGCGACCTGGTGATCTGCGTCGGCGGCGCGTCCGTGGGCGACAAGGATCTGCTGCGCCCCGGACTGGACGCGCTCGGTGCGTCGTTCATCGTCGCCGGCGTGCGCATGAAACCGGGCAAGCCGGTGGCACTCGCCCGGCTCGACACGCAGCCGGTGGTGTTGCTGCCCGGCAATCCGGGGGCCGCGATGACCGCGTTCGCGCTGTTCGTCGCGCCGCTGATCCGCCGCCTGCAGGGGCGCAACACACGCATGCCGATCGTGCCGTCGCTGCCGATCGACGCCGACTTCGAACCGGATCCGCAGCGCGAGCGTTTCGTGCGCGTGCACTGCACCGTCGGCCTCGACGGCACGCCCGCGCTCGACACGCTGCGCCAGCAAGGCGCCGGCACGCTGCAGTCGCTCGTGCAGGCGAGCGGGCTGGCCCGGCTGCCGGCCGGGCAGCGCATCGCGTGCGGCGACGCGGTGCCGTATTACGAATTCGCGCACTGGCTCGCATGA
- the moaA gene encoding GTP 3',8-cyclase MoaA gives MQADEPIVNAIVSAAPAAAALSGGASPGAFPRPSDTLGRPLRDLRLSVIDQCNFRCGYCMPRESFGADYAFMPSSERLSFAQLEKIARAFTSLGVEKIRITGGEPLLRRNLEALIERLAALTTVDGKPVEIALTTNGSLLAAKARTLRDAGLSRVTVSLDALDDAVFRRMSDTDVPVSRVLAGIEAAQAAGLAPVKVNAVIERGANDDQILPLVRHFRHTGVAVRFIEYMDVGGASFWSGDKVVTAARMRELIDEHYPLVLVGEPGHDATAIRCAHIDGAGEVGFIASVSHPFCGTCSRARVSADGQLYTCLFATQGTDLRPWLDDAAASADLAAAVRDRWTHRDDRYSERRAARPARAPGKTYPTVRMSLVGG, from the coding sequence TTGCAGGCAGACGAACCGATCGTGAATGCCATCGTTTCCGCCGCGCCGGCCGCTGCCGCACTGTCCGGCGGCGCATCGCCCGGCGCTTTCCCCCGCCCGTCCGACACGCTCGGCCGCCCGCTGCGCGACCTGCGCCTGTCCGTGATCGATCAATGCAATTTCCGCTGCGGCTACTGCATGCCGCGCGAAAGCTTCGGCGCCGACTATGCGTTCATGCCGTCGTCCGAGCGGCTGTCGTTCGCGCAACTCGAAAAGATCGCCCGTGCGTTCACGTCGCTCGGCGTCGAAAAGATCCGCATCACCGGCGGCGAGCCGCTGCTGCGCCGCAACCTCGAAGCGCTGATCGAACGCCTCGCCGCACTGACGACCGTCGACGGCAAGCCCGTCGAAATCGCGCTCACGACCAACGGCTCGCTGCTGGCCGCGAAGGCGCGCACGCTGCGCGACGCGGGCCTGTCGCGCGTGACGGTCAGCCTCGATGCGCTCGACGACGCGGTGTTCCGCCGGATGAGCGACACCGACGTGCCCGTGTCGCGCGTGCTGGCCGGCATCGAGGCCGCGCAGGCGGCCGGGCTCGCGCCGGTCAAGGTCAACGCGGTGATCGAGCGCGGCGCGAACGACGACCAGATCCTGCCGCTCGTGCGGCACTTCCGGCATACCGGCGTGGCCGTGCGCTTCATCGAATACATGGACGTCGGCGGCGCGAGCTTCTGGTCCGGCGACAAGGTCGTGACGGCCGCGCGGATGCGCGAACTGATCGACGAACACTATCCGCTCGTGCTCGTCGGCGAACCGGGGCACGACGCGACCGCGATTCGTTGCGCGCACATCGACGGCGCGGGCGAAGTCGGTTTCATCGCGAGCGTGTCGCATCCGTTCTGCGGCACCTGCTCTCGCGCCCGCGTGTCGGCCGACGGGCAGCTCTACACGTGCCTGTTCGCGACGCAAGGCACCGACCTGCGGCCGTGGCTCGACGACGCAGCGGCGAGCGCCGACCTCGCCGCCGCCGTGCGCGATCGCTGGACGCACCGCGACGACCGTTATTCCGAGCGCCGGGCCGCACGGCCGGCCCGCGCGCCGGGCAAGACCTATCCGACCGTGCGCATGTCGCTGGTCGGCGGCTGA
- a CDS encoding molybdenum cofactor biosynthesis protein MoaE: protein MTSFTESRAGLPDDPLQAGSPAPDNATDPHPEPPPSIAAGFEVRVQYAPIDAGAELAPIVRNPNVGAVVNFLGVVRNEGDVDDVIALEVEHYPTMTEQALWSIVEEASARWQLETIRIVHRVGRIPLGQAVVLVVVAAAHRGSAFDACEFLMDFLKTHAPFWKKEIRHDGVSGWVEAKAHDDQAMRRWG, encoded by the coding sequence ATGACGAGCTTCACCGAATCCCGCGCCGGGCTGCCGGACGATCCGTTGCAAGCGGGCAGCCCCGCTCCCGACAACGCGACCGACCCGCATCCCGAACCGCCACCGTCGATTGCCGCGGGCTTCGAAGTGCGCGTGCAGTACGCGCCGATCGATGCCGGCGCCGAGCTCGCACCGATCGTTCGCAATCCGAATGTCGGCGCGGTCGTGAATTTCCTCGGCGTGGTGCGCAACGAAGGCGACGTCGATGACGTGATCGCGCTCGAGGTCGAGCACTATCCGACGATGACGGAACAGGCGCTGTGGAGCATCGTCGAGGAAGCCAGCGCGCGCTGGCAGCTCGAAACGATCAGGATCGTGCATCGCGTCGGGCGCATCCCGCTCGGCCAGGCGGTCGTGCTGGTCGTGGTGGCCGCCGCGCATCGCGGGTCCGCGTTCGACGCGTGCGAATTCCTGATGGATTTCCTGAAGACCCACGCACCGTTCTGGAAGAAGGAGATCCGCCACGACGGCGTATCCGGCTGGGTCGAGGCGAAAGCGCACGACGACCAGGCGATGCGGCGCTGGGGCTGA
- the moaD gene encoding molybdopterin converting factor subunit 1 — translation MKLTIKYFASIREQLERDEEIVEIDARELTVDALRDTLAARDARSAEALRTDRPVRAAVNLEMVTGGFVVREDSEVAFFPPVTGG, via the coding sequence ATGAAACTGACGATCAAATACTTTGCAAGCATTCGCGAGCAACTCGAGCGCGACGAGGAAATCGTCGAGATCGATGCGCGCGAACTCACCGTCGACGCGCTGCGCGACACGCTGGCCGCACGCGACGCGCGCAGCGCGGAAGCGCTGCGAACGGACCGCCCCGTGCGGGCCGCCGTGAATCTCGAGATGGTGACGGGGGGATTCGTCGTGCGGGAGGACAGCGAGGTGGCGTTTTTCCCGCCGGTGACGGGCGGGTAA
- a CDS encoding PLP-dependent aminotransferase family protein: protein MKLYEKLADDIERLIRQGVYRHGDRIPSVRQASQQHRISITTVLHAYLLLESRGLLESRPQSGYFVNLRRDDGHAPVRELRPSKPIAISSSVDVSRLVLSTLRSIGTDDAVPLGSPYPDPSLFPFEKLNRYAYAAGRDKSLWGVTDGLPPGHPRLIRQIARRYLENGMSVDPNEIIVTVGATEAINLCLQAVAKPGDTIAVESPTFYAMLHAIERMGMKAIEVATHPEYGIDIAALAAIAKSQPIAACMVMPNFQNPLGFQMPDERKRELVEFATKTGMPLIENGVYNELYFGDAHPSSLKSYDRSGIVLHCSSFSKSLTAAYRIGWALPGRYRDQVEKLKFLNTLATPSLPQLAIAEFLERDGYEHHLRRLRKAYAQQANLMRAMVSRFFPEGTRISSPAGGYVLWIELPAQIDAMRLYQLALEQGITIGPGYMFSITDSYRNFIRLNYSSPWSPEIEQAVITVGKLAAACMR, encoded by the coding sequence ATGAAACTCTATGAAAAACTCGCGGACGACATCGAGCGCCTGATCCGCCAGGGCGTGTACCGGCACGGCGACCGGATTCCGTCGGTGCGGCAGGCGAGCCAGCAGCACCGGATCAGCATCACGACCGTGCTGCATGCATATCTGCTGCTGGAAAGCCGCGGGCTGCTCGAAAGCCGCCCGCAGTCGGGCTATTTCGTGAACCTGCGGCGCGACGACGGCCATGCGCCGGTACGCGAGCTGCGGCCGTCGAAGCCGATCGCGATCTCGTCGTCGGTGGACGTGAGCCGGCTCGTGCTGTCGACGCTGCGCTCGATCGGCACCGACGACGCGGTGCCGCTCGGCTCGCCGTACCCGGACCCGAGCCTGTTTCCGTTCGAGAAGCTGAACCGCTACGCGTATGCGGCCGGCCGCGACAAGTCGCTGTGGGGCGTGACGGACGGGCTGCCGCCCGGCCATCCGCGGCTGATCCGCCAGATCGCACGCCGCTACCTGGAAAACGGGATGTCGGTGGATCCGAACGAGATCATCGTGACGGTCGGCGCGACCGAGGCGATCAACCTGTGCCTGCAGGCGGTCGCGAAACCGGGCGACACGATCGCGGTGGAATCGCCGACGTTCTACGCGATGCTGCACGCGATCGAGCGGATGGGGATGAAGGCGATCGAGGTCGCGACGCATCCGGAATACGGGATCGACATCGCGGCGCTGGCTGCGATCGCGAAGTCGCAGCCGATCGCCGCATGCATGGTGATGCCGAACTTCCAGAACCCGCTCGGCTTCCAGATGCCGGACGAACGCAAGCGCGAACTGGTCGAGTTCGCGACGAAGACCGGGATGCCGCTGATCGAGAACGGCGTGTACAACGAACTGTATTTCGGCGATGCGCATCCGAGTTCGCTGAAGTCGTATGACCGCAGCGGGATCGTGCTGCACTGCTCGTCGTTCTCGAAGAGCCTGACGGCCGCGTACCGGATCGGCTGGGCGCTGCCGGGCCGCTATCGTGACCAGGTCGAGAAGCTGAAATTCCTGAACACGCTCGCGACGCCGTCGCTGCCGCAGCTCGCGATCGCGGAGTTTCTCGAACGCGACGGCTACGAGCATCACCTGCGGCGCCTGCGCAAGGCCTACGCGCAGCAGGCGAACCTGATGCGCGCGATGGTGTCGCGGTTCTTTCCGGAAGGCACGCGCATCTCGAGCCCGGCGGGCGGGTACGTGCTGTGGATCGAGCTGCCTGCGCAGATCGACGCGATGCGGCTGTACCAGCTCGCGCTGGAGCAGGGGATCACGATCGGGCCCGGCTACATGTTCTCGATCACGGACAGCTATCGGAACTTCATCCGGTTGAACTACAGCAGCCCGTGGTCGCCGGAGATCGAGCAGGCCGTGATCACGGTCGGGAAGCTGGCGGCGGCGTGCATGCGGTAA